In Frondihabitans sp. PAMC 28766, a genomic segment contains:
- the trpS gene encoding tryptophan--tRNA ligase, translated as MTLPRLFSGIQPSADSLHAGNYIGAIQQWKQLQADHEALFCVVDMHAITSPQDPAHLREQTRRTAAQYIASGIDPSQSILFIQSQVPAHAELAWVLNTITGFGEASRMTQFKDKSAKQGAESASVGLFTYPMLMAADILLYDTSVVPVGDDQRQHIELTRDLANRFNSRFGETFRIPEAMIQKETARIYDLQNPESKMSKSAATDAGIVWMLDEPSKTAKKIKSAVTDTEREIRFDRGEKAGVSNLLTILSAFSGSTIPALEEQYAGRGYGDLKKDVAEAVVEVFTPVRERTLELLADPAELDRVLSSNADRADAIAQQTLDTVYDRIGFVRRARV; from the coding sequence ATGACCCTCCCCCGCCTCTTCTCGGGCATCCAGCCGTCCGCCGACTCCCTCCACGCCGGCAACTACATCGGCGCGATCCAGCAGTGGAAGCAGCTGCAGGCCGACCACGAAGCCCTGTTCTGCGTCGTCGACATGCACGCGATCACTTCGCCCCAGGATCCCGCACACCTGCGCGAGCAGACCCGCCGCACAGCCGCGCAGTACATCGCGTCGGGCATCGACCCATCGCAGTCGATCCTGTTCATCCAGTCGCAGGTGCCGGCCCACGCCGAGCTCGCCTGGGTGCTCAACACCATCACCGGTTTCGGCGAGGCCAGCCGGATGACCCAGTTCAAAGACAAGTCGGCCAAGCAGGGCGCCGAGTCGGCCTCGGTCGGGCTCTTCACCTACCCCATGCTCATGGCCGCCGACATCCTGCTCTACGACACCAGCGTCGTGCCCGTCGGCGACGACCAGCGACAGCACATCGAGCTGACCCGCGACCTCGCCAACCGGTTCAACTCGCGGTTCGGCGAGACGTTCCGCATCCCCGAGGCGATGATCCAGAAAGAGACCGCCCGCATCTACGACCTCCAGAACCCGGAGTCGAAGATGAGCAAGTCGGCCGCGACCGACGCGGGAATCGTGTGGATGCTCGACGAGCCTTCGAAGACGGCGAAGAAGATCAAGAGCGCCGTCACCGACACCGAGCGCGAGATCCGTTTCGACCGCGGTGAGAAGGCGGGCGTCTCGAACCTCCTCACGATCCTGTCGGCTTTCTCGGGCTCGACGATCCCGGCTCTCGAAGAGCAGTACGCGGGCCGCGGCTACGGCGACCTCAAGAAGGATGTGGCCGAGGCCGTGGTCGAGGTCTTCACGCCGGTGCGCGAGCGCACGCTCGAGCTGCTCGCCGACCCGGCCGAGCTCGACCGGGTGCTCTCGTCCAACGCCGACCGCGCCGACGCGATCGCCCAGCAGACCCTCGACACGGTCTACGACCGCATCGGCTTCGTGCGCAGGGCGCGAGTCTGA
- a CDS encoding GNAT family N-acetyltransferase, with protein sequence MKPFALESDRLRLEAPRTADIGAIYDACQDAEVQKYTTVPVPYTFQDAQFFVSQVVERVGRRAASTPGGSACPEPACWSASSASA encoded by the coding sequence ATGAAGCCCTTCGCGCTCGAGTCCGACCGCCTGCGTCTCGAGGCGCCCCGCACAGCCGACATCGGCGCGATCTACGACGCGTGCCAAGACGCCGAAGTGCAGAAGTACACGACCGTGCCCGTGCCGTACACCTTCCAGGACGCCCAGTTCTTCGTCTCGCAGGTCGTCGAGCGGGTTGGACGACGGGCCGCGAGTACACCTGGGGGCTCCGCCTGCCCGGAGCCGGCCTGCTGGTCGGCGTCATCAGCATCCGCCTGA
- a CDS encoding exodeoxyribonuclease III: MGSRLRLATINTNGIRAAFRKGMGPWLEGRDVDILAIQEVRASTDDIQGLLGPEWNVVHDEATAKGRAGVALASRKKAEIHRIDLGPKSFDSAGRWLEADYDVNGTIVTVVSTYVHSGEADNPKQDEKWKFLDAMSKRLPQLEKHNELAVVVGDLNVGHTPLDIKNWKGNVKRAGFLPRERAYFDRFFGPAGKKVEGVDGSSGKGLGWVDVGRQAAGDVEGPYTWWSWRGAAFDNDTGWRIDYQMATPALAAKVKHYAVDRAESYDKRWSDHTPVVVDYDI; this comes from the coding sequence ATGGGTTCTCGTCTCCGCCTGGCCACCATCAACACCAACGGCATCCGCGCCGCCTTCCGCAAGGGCATGGGGCCGTGGCTCGAGGGCCGAGACGTCGACATCCTGGCGATCCAAGAGGTCCGCGCGTCGACGGACGACATCCAGGGCCTGCTCGGGCCCGAGTGGAACGTGGTGCACGACGAGGCGACGGCCAAGGGTCGAGCCGGCGTCGCTCTTGCGAGCCGCAAGAAGGCCGAGATCCACCGCATCGATCTCGGCCCCAAGTCGTTCGACAGCGCCGGGCGCTGGCTCGAAGCCGACTACGACGTCAACGGCACCATCGTGACCGTCGTCAGCACCTACGTGCACTCGGGCGAGGCCGACAACCCCAAGCAGGACGAGAAGTGGAAGTTCCTCGACGCCATGTCGAAGCGCCTCCCCCAGCTCGAGAAGCACAACGAGCTCGCCGTCGTCGTCGGCGACCTCAACGTCGGGCACACCCCGCTCGACATCAAGAACTGGAAGGGCAACGTCAAGCGCGCCGGTTTTCTCCCGCGCGAGCGCGCCTACTTCGACCGCTTCTTCGGCCCCGCGGGCAAGAAGGTCGAGGGAGTCGACGGCTCGAGCGGCAAGGGCCTCGGGTGGGTCGACGTGGGTCGCCAGGCCGCAGGCGACGTCGAGGGGCCGTACACCTGGTGGTCGTGGCGCGGCGCCGCTTTCGACAACGACACCGGCTGGCGCATCGACTACCAGATGGCCACCCCGGCTCTGGCAGCGAAGGTGAAGCACTATGCGGTCGACCGGGCCGAGTCGTACGACAAGCGATGGTCCGACCACACTCCCGTGGTCGTCGACTACGACATCTAG
- a CDS encoding DeoR/GlpR family DNA-binding transcription regulator yields the protein MYAPERHLRIVEEARQHGRVDVKDLAELLAVTPETIRRDLTSLERRGLVRRAHGGAIPVERMTFHPGVGDRGGINTAEKMVIAQAALDEIPENGSIIIDAGTSTILLAQMLPTDRGLTVVTHSLPVAMAVANRPGIDLHLLGGSIRRDSLAGVGTWTHQLVGMVSVDAAFLSVGGITPERGLTTHNIAEAAVKSALIKAARRSVLLADHTKFGREEFGRVAPIAAIDTIITDPAVNLDLVREVEGAGTEVFWPGRV from the coding sequence ATGTACGCTCCAGAACGCCACCTTCGTATCGTCGAAGAGGCCAGGCAACACGGGCGCGTCGACGTCAAAGACCTCGCCGAGCTGCTCGCCGTCACCCCCGAAACAATCCGCCGCGACCTCACCAGCCTCGAGCGACGCGGCCTCGTGCGCCGTGCCCACGGCGGTGCCATTCCGGTCGAGCGGATGACCTTCCACCCCGGCGTCGGCGACCGCGGCGGCATCAACACCGCCGAGAAGATGGTCATCGCCCAGGCCGCGCTCGACGAGATCCCCGAGAACGGGTCGATCATCATCGACGCCGGCACCTCGACGATCCTGCTGGCCCAGATGCTGCCGACCGACCGCGGCCTGACCGTCGTCACCCACTCGCTGCCCGTCGCGATGGCCGTCGCGAATCGGCCGGGCATCGACCTGCACCTGCTCGGGGGGTCCATCCGCCGCGACTCGCTCGCGGGCGTCGGCACCTGGACGCACCAGCTCGTCGGCATGGTCTCGGTCGACGCGGCCTTCCTCAGCGTCGGAGGCATCACACCCGAGCGCGGCCTCACCACGCACAACATCGCCGAGGCCGCAGTGAAGTCCGCTCTGATCAAGGCCGCGCGGCGCTCTGTCCTCCTGGCCGACCACACGAAGTTCGGCCGCGAGGAGTTCGGCCGCGTCGCCCCGATCGCCGCGATCGATACGATCATCACCGACCCCGCGGTCAACCTCGATCTCGTGCGCGAGGTCGAGGGGGCCGGCACGGAGGTCTTCTGGCCCGGACGCGTCTGA
- a CDS encoding HPr family phosphocarrier protein → MPEVTRTVTVASSSGLHARPASLFVQTVTASGQAVTIAKGDKTVNASSILGLLGLGVNTGDEVTLTVSGEDAETTADSLVDFLSTDHDAA, encoded by the coding sequence ATGCCTGAAGTCACCCGCACCGTCACCGTCGCCTCGTCGTCGGGCCTCCACGCCCGCCCCGCCTCGCTGTTCGTGCAGACCGTGACCGCCTCCGGCCAGGCCGTGACCATCGCCAAGGGCGACAAGACCGTCAACGCGTCGAGCATCCTCGGCCTCCTCGGCCTCGGCGTCAACACCGGCGACGAGGTCACCCTCACGGTTTCAGGCGAGGACGCCGAGACGACCGCCGACTCGCTCGTCGACTTCCTCTCGACCGACCACGACGCCGCGTAG
- the ptsP gene encoding phosphoenolpyruvate--protein phosphotransferase, with the protein MPELHGVGVGRGTVTGPVLRMADPLGEPDATPLTGDAATAKASVGEALAAVAADLGKRGAAAGGDAQAVLEAQALMAQDPSILDDVHRQIDEGTNPERAVFTAFKSFQDILAGMGGYMGERAADLGDVAQRIIAQLRGVHAPGVPESDTPFILVAHDLAPADTALLDLEKVLALVTRDGGPTSHTAILARAKGITAIVGVVEADSLDDGAVVIVDAAAGVVVTDPSADQVAEAERKQAERLAAVNAPITAGALADGTAVPLLANLGSPKDAANAVELGAEGVGLFRTEFLFLDSPYAPDIAAQKASYVALLEAFPGKKVVVRALDAGADKPLPFLTDQGEENPALGRRGLRALRHHPEILRDQLTALVEADAETDADLWVMAPMVADLEETQYFVDLARSLGIKTAGVMAEVPSVALMAEQVLGAADFVSIGTNDLTQYTMAADRMLGSVASYQDPWHPAVLRLVAQLGSAGAAVHKGVGICGEAASDPMLAVVLVGLGATTLSMTPAALADVRAELKNHTLDQAKSLAAAALAAPSAAGAREAVSQLVSAL; encoded by the coding sequence ATGCCAGAACTTCACGGTGTCGGAGTAGGACGAGGGACCGTCACGGGCCCCGTCCTCCGCATGGCCGACCCGCTCGGAGAGCCGGACGCGACCCCGCTCACGGGCGACGCGGCCACGGCCAAGGCCTCCGTCGGCGAAGCACTCGCCGCCGTCGCCGCCGATCTCGGCAAGCGCGGCGCAGCAGCCGGCGGAGACGCTCAGGCCGTTCTCGAGGCCCAGGCGCTGATGGCGCAGGACCCGTCGATCCTCGACGACGTGCACCGTCAGATCGACGAGGGCACCAACCCCGAGCGCGCCGTCTTCACCGCGTTCAAGTCGTTCCAGGACATCTTGGCGGGTATGGGCGGCTACATGGGCGAGCGGGCCGCCGACCTCGGCGACGTGGCGCAGCGCATCATCGCCCAGCTCCGCGGTGTGCACGCCCCGGGTGTGCCCGAGAGCGACACCCCCTTCATCCTGGTGGCCCACGACCTGGCCCCCGCCGACACCGCTCTGCTCGACCTCGAGAAGGTGCTGGCCCTCGTGACGCGCGATGGCGGCCCGACGTCGCACACGGCGATCCTGGCCCGTGCCAAGGGCATCACCGCCATCGTCGGCGTCGTCGAGGCCGACTCTCTCGACGACGGCGCCGTCGTGATCGTCGACGCTGCGGCCGGAGTGGTCGTGACCGACCCGAGCGCCGACCAGGTCGCCGAGGCCGAGCGCAAGCAGGCCGAGCGCCTCGCCGCGGTCAACGCCCCGATCACCGCCGGCGCCCTCGCCGACGGCACCGCGGTGCCGCTGCTGGCCAACCTCGGCTCGCCGAAGGACGCCGCGAACGCCGTCGAGCTGGGCGCCGAGGGCGTCGGCCTCTTCCGCACCGAGTTCCTCTTCCTCGACTCGCCCTACGCCCCCGACATCGCCGCGCAGAAGGCGTCCTACGTCGCTCTCCTCGAGGCGTTCCCGGGCAAGAAAGTCGTCGTGCGCGCGCTCGACGCCGGTGCCGACAAGCCCCTGCCCTTCCTCACGGACCAGGGCGAAGAGAACCCGGCCCTCGGGCGACGCGGGCTGCGTGCCCTGCGTCACCACCCCGAGATCCTGCGCGACCAGCTGACAGCCCTCGTTGAGGCGGACGCCGAGACCGACGCCGACCTCTGGGTCATGGCGCCGATGGTGGCCGACCTCGAAGAGACGCAGTACTTCGTCGACCTGGCCCGCTCGCTCGGCATCAAGACCGCCGGTGTCATGGCCGAGGTGCCGTCGGTCGCCCTCATGGCCGAGCAGGTGCTGGGCGCCGCCGACTTCGTCTCGATCGGCACCAACGATCTGACGCAGTACACGATGGCCGCCGACCGCATGCTCGGCAGCGTCGCGAGCTACCAGGATCCGTGGCACCCCGCCGTCCTGCGCCTCGTCGCCCAGCTCGGCTCGGCCGGAGCCGCCGTTCACAAGGGCGTCGGCATCTGCGGCGAGGCGGCGTCCGATCCGATGCTGGCCGTCGTGCTGGTCGGCCTCGGCGCGACCACGCTCTCCATGACTCCCGCCGCTCTCGCTGACGTCCGGGCCGAGCTCAAAAACCACACGCTCGACCAGGCCAAGTCCCTCGCAGCGGCTGCCCTCGCGGCGCCGTCGGCTGCGGGCGCTCGCGAGGCCGTGTCGCAGCTCGTCTCAGCGCTGTGA